The window CTTATTTATAGGTTCCTTACAGTTTTCTGTATACAAGTTTTTGATACTTACAAATAGAGATAATGTCACAGTTTGCTTTCCAATTAGGAcactttgtggttttattttcttgcctGATTTCCCTAGCTAGATCCACTAGTATAAAGTTGAATAAATGTGCAAGGAAtggacattttctctttttcaacatCTTAGGGGAAAGTCTTTCAGTCATCATCATTAAGTATAATATTGGTGTAAGTCCTTTTCATGCTATTGTTATTTTAACAGtgagaaaaatacatttctttgccCAGCTCTTGAGAAGACTACTAAAAAATCATGGGAAGTTTTGGAGCactcaataaaaattatcatgGCATTTTCTTGGGTGGTCAGGGAGAAGTTTAACTAAAATCCACTCTCATAGCATGGAACACAAATAGAGACAGTTCTACTTGATATTTATAGGAATTATTGGTATCACAAGGTCTATGAGTAATGACAGGGAAAGAGCTTGTAGAAACCTGGAGATACACGGCTGAATAGATGTTAACTATATTTTATCCTGCATTGTGCAATGGATCAATAATATCGATTACAaactatttcttctctttctgcttaGAACTCTCAGAAGAAAATGGCACAAGGGAATCTTTCCATAGTGACTGAGTTCATCCTTTCTGGATTAACAGACAAACCAGAGCTCCAgctgcccctcttcctcctcttcctgggaATCTATGTGTTCACAGTGGTGGGGAACCTGGGCATGATCACACTGATTGGGCTCAGCTCTcacctgcacacacccatgtactaTCTCCTCAGCAGTCTCTCCTTCATTGACCTCTGTCAATCCACTGTGATCACACCCAAAATGTTGGTGAACTTTGTGACAGAGAAAAACACCATCTCCTACCCTGAATGCATGACTCAGCTCTACTTCTTCATTGTTTTTGCAATTGCAGAGTGTCACATGTTGGCTGTAATGGCATATGACCGCTATGTTGCCATCTGTAACCCCTTGCTTTACAATGTTACCATGTCTAATCAAGTCTGTTCCTGGTTGCTAACTGAGGTGTATAGCATGAGCTTGATTGGTTCCACAGCCCACACAGCCTGCATGCTAAAGGTGCTTTTCTGTAAGGATGATATAATAAACCATTACTTTTGTGATGTTCTTCCACTATTAGAGCTCTCCTGCTCTAGTACTTTTGTTAATGAGGTAGTAGTTCTGTGCTTCAGTGGGTTCAATATTTTTGCCCCAGCCCTGTCCATTCTCAGCTCCTACATCTTCATCATAGCCAGCATCCTGCGCATTCGCACCACTGAGGGCAGAGCCAAAGCTTTCAGCACCTGCAGCTCCCACATCTCAGCTGTTGCTCTCTTCTTTGGTTCTGCTGCATTCATGTACCTGCAGCCATCAGCAGTCAGCTCCATGAACCA is drawn from Urocitellus parryii isolate mUroPar1 chromosome 4, mUroPar1.hap1, whole genome shotgun sequence and contains these coding sequences:
- the LOC113176415 gene encoding olfactory receptor 8G50-like isoform X1, which encodes MELYNKMAQGNLSIVTEFILSGLTDKPELQLPLFLLFLGIYVFTVVGNLGMITLIGLSSHLHTPMYYLLSSLSFIDLCQSTVITPKMLVNFVTEKNTISYPECMTQLYFFIVFAIAECHMLAVMAYDRYVAICNPLLYNVTMSNQVCSWLLTEVYSMSLIGSTAHTACMLKVLFCKDDIINHYFCDVLPLLELSCSSTFVNEVVVLCFSGFNIFAPALSILSSYIFIIASILRIRTTEGRAKAFSTCSSHISAVALFFGSAAFMYLQPSAVSSMNQGKVSSVFYTIIVPMLNPLIYSLRNKDVKVALNKLLKKSNFS
- the LOC113176415 gene encoding olfactory receptor 8G50-like isoform X2 — protein: MAQGNLSIVTEFILSGLTDKPELQLPLFLLFLGIYVFTVVGNLGMITLIGLSSHLHTPMYYLLSSLSFIDLCQSTVITPKMLVNFVTEKNTISYPECMTQLYFFIVFAIAECHMLAVMAYDRYVAICNPLLYNVTMSNQVCSWLLTEVYSMSLIGSTAHTACMLKVLFCKDDIINHYFCDVLPLLELSCSSTFVNEVVVLCFSGFNIFAPALSILSSYIFIIASILRIRTTEGRAKAFSTCSSHISAVALFFGSAAFMYLQPSAVSSMNQGKVSSVFYTIIVPMLNPLIYSLRNKDVKVALNKLLKKSNFS